A portion of the Gammaproteobacteria bacterium genome contains these proteins:
- a CDS encoding PIG-L family deacetylase — MTSATTSIHAPSILIVAHPDDEALWLSSVLERVDRIVFCFQDCAAAPRLGPGRALLLREYPLRNVINLGLEEALSFNTANWERPQLDHHGIHIARDSEVRARYEDNFHKLTKLLAPMLTGYRTVFTHNPWGEYGHEDHIQVYRVLKTLQEQLGFELWFSNYCSQKSVLLMLEHVSGFTSDYTTLPTNVELAHTLRDLYKKHGCWTWYNDYQWFSEESLMPDSALGTGGLAHGHIFPVNMLKTDFPNAYAAGGGIARSLRRLLARH; from the coding sequence ATGACCAGCGCCACCACCTCCATCCACGCCCCTTCAATCCTCATTGTCGCCCACCCCGACGATGAAGCACTTTGGCTGAGTTCGGTCCTCGAGCGTGTTGACCGGATCGTCTTCTGCTTCCAGGACTGCGCGGCAGCGCCCCGGCTGGGTCCGGGCCGGGCCCTGCTGTTGAGGGAGTATCCGCTACGCAATGTCATCAATCTGGGCCTGGAGGAGGCGTTGTCGTTCAACACTGCAAACTGGGAGCGGCCACAGCTCGACCACCACGGCATTCACATCGCGCGGGACAGCGAGGTGCGCGCAAGATACGAAGACAACTTTCACAAACTGACGAAATTGCTGGCACCGATGCTGACGGGTTACCGCACCGTCTTCACCCACAATCCCTGGGGCGAGTACGGCCACGAGGATCATATCCAGGTTTATCGGGTCCTGAAGACGCTACAGGAACAGCTCGGCTTCGAGCTCTGGTTTTCCAATTATTGCAGCCAGAAATCCGTGCTCTTGATGCTTGAGCATGTTTCCGGATTTACCAGCGACTACACCACTCTGCCAACGAACGTCGAGCTGGCGCACACTTTGCGTGATCTCTACAAGAAGCACGGATGCTGGACCTGGTATAACGATTATCAATGGTTCAGTGAGGAATCTCTCATGCCTGATTCCGCACTCGGCACCGGCGGCCTCGCACACGGCCATATCTTTCCCGTCAACATGCTCAAGACGGATTTCCCCAATGCATACGCTGCAGGCGGTGGAATTGCACGCTCGTTGCGCAGGCTGCTTGCGCGACACTAA
- a CDS encoding SGNH/GDSL hydrolase family protein yields MAATLVTHPDPGPLPLTENFNNGAGNWTIVDDSTKTSSWAIIGGALQEQNGVETRPGAFDQSYHKGTYAFYTPGTGLYNYRFSVDALYLSAGQADDIGIMFRYQNNNNYYRLSMNSRYGFTRLEKKVSGTFSPLAVNARGYLFGELLSFTIEVNGSQIQVWLNNEPLFAVQDTSLASGTVALYAQDKSSFDNMSIGSPSTVPAVVLNTPATASVTPTGVLVTSAIATSVPAGGGVEFLLDGTSSILDTAAPYLATFAGVPQGGEHTVEAILRDAATTELTRDTNTLIGTQGRYILALGDSITNGEGDKYDADNETARIVGFQGYVSELAEMLENSLPMPVLIYNEGIGGDESADTAFTRINSILARHPGANQVLLQLGTNDALASIPSGLGCTGTACNGTYKGNMQSLIDTLTTAGYTVYVALPPPIFGTSAPFTDPATASRNTSYILPYHSVINSELSNRQPGPNFYNYFLGSGSNRFSLFYDVWHPNSLGHKVMSYLWHNALNPGSALPLPFVLDNLSTSTTAPYLKQNLLENGDFYYVDKAYTLTSIPSILNNGRWIMTADADVGNASTGYLSFTVDRPVTVYIAYDAGATSLPNWMSAYTMTGLTVGTSDLLAPTLNLYSRVYTAGTVTLGGNMATGSNGALANYVVIVVEN; encoded by the coding sequence ATGGCCGCCACGCTGGTGACGCACCCGGACCCCGGACCGCTCCCGCTGACGGAAAACTTCAATAACGGCGCCGGCAACTGGACGATCGTGGACGACAGCACGAAAACCTCCTCATGGGCGATCATCGGCGGCGCGCTGCAGGAACAAAACGGCGTCGAGACGCGTCCCGGCGCGTTCGACCAGAGTTATCACAAGGGCACCTACGCCTTCTATACGCCCGGGACGGGCCTCTACAACTATCGCTTCAGTGTCGATGCCCTCTATCTCTCAGCCGGGCAGGCCGACGATATCGGCATCATGTTCCGCTACCAGAACAACAACAATTACTATCGCCTGTCGATGAATTCACGCTATGGATTCACGCGCCTGGAGAAAAAGGTATCCGGGACGTTCAGTCCGCTCGCCGTAAACGCACGCGGTTATCTTTTCGGCGAGCTGTTGAGTTTTACCATCGAGGTCAACGGCAGCCAGATCCAGGTTTGGCTCAACAATGAACCGCTCTTCGCGGTCCAGGACACCAGCCTTGCCTCCGGTACCGTCGCACTCTATGCCCAGGATAAATCCTCGTTCGACAACATGAGCATCGGCTCGCCCTCCACAGTACCCGCGGTCGTGCTTAACACTCCGGCCACGGCGAGCGTCACGCCTACTGGAGTGCTTGTCACTTCCGCCATCGCCACCAGCGTGCCGGCGGGCGGCGGTGTCGAGTTCCTGCTGGACGGCACGAGCTCCATCCTGGATACAGCAGCGCCCTATCTCGCGACCTTCGCCGGCGTACCCCAAGGCGGCGAGCACACTGTCGAGGCAATCCTGCGCGACGCCGCCACTACAGAGCTGACGCGGGATACCAACACCCTGATCGGAACACAGGGTCGATATATCCTCGCCCTCGGCGACAGCATAACCAACGGCGAGGGTGACAAATACGATGCCGACAATGAAACTGCCCGGATCGTCGGTTTCCAGGGTTATGTAAGCGAGCTGGCCGAGATGCTGGAAAACTCGTTGCCGATGCCGGTTCTCATCTACAACGAGGGCATCGGCGGCGACGAATCCGCCGACACCGCCTTCACCCGCATCAACTCGATCCTGGCCCGGCACCCGGGCGCCAATCAGGTGCTGCTGCAGTTGGGCACCAACGACGCCCTTGCCAGCATCCCGAGCGGCCTCGGCTGCACGGGAACCGCATGCAACGGTACCTATAAGGGAAATATGCAATCCCTCATCGATACCCTGACCACGGCCGGTTACACGGTCTATGTCGCCCTGCCGCCACCGATCTTCGGTACCTCGGCCCCGTTTACCGACCCTGCCACGGCCAGCAGGAACACAAGCTACATTCTGCCGTATCATTCCGTGATCAACAGCGAACTGAGCAACCGCCAGCCCGGCCCCAACTTCTACAATTATTTCCTCGGCTCGGGCTCGAACCGCTTCAGTCTCTTCTATGACGTCTGGCACCCCAATTCCCTAGGACACAAGGTGATGAGCTACCTGTGGCACAACGCCTTGAATCCCGGCTCGGCGTTACCCTTGCCTTTCGTGCTCGACAACCTTTCCACATCGACCACGGCACCCTACTTAAAGCAGAATCTGCTGGAAAACGGTGACTTCTATTACGTCGACAAGGCCTATACCCTGACGAGCATCCCGTCGATCCTCAACAACGGCCGCTGGATCATGACTGCCGATGCCGATGTCGGTAACGCCTCGACCGGTTATCTCAGTTTCACCGTCGATCGCCCGGTCACGGTTTATATCGCATACGACGCAGGAGCGACAAGTCTTCCGAACTGGATGAGCGCCTATACGATGACCGGCCTGACAGTGGGCACCAGTGACTTGCTCGCGCCGACGCTGAACCTGTACAGCCGCGTTTATACAGCGGGCACAGTGACGCTCGGCGGCAACATGGCGACCGGGAGCAACGGCGCCTTGGCTAATTACGTAGTGATCGTGGTCGAAAACTAG